The following are from one region of the Candidatus Bathyarchaeia archaeon genome:
- a CDS encoding NAD-dependent epimerase/dehydratase family protein, which produces MKRILVTGGFGFIGSNFIDDVISKAEVTVLDDLSSGLLGNVSQQMNNPRFRFVRGSVLDHDKIEEALEGVDAVVHLAAVVSVARSREDPYLVHRVNVEGTLNVLEACLKHSIDKLIFASSAAVYGNELRFPSEEELGSNPSNLYGATKAAGEAYVRAYNQTHGLKTVILRLMNVYGPRRSPGPYAGVMAQFAEAIRLGKPLTVYGDGEQTRDFVYVSDVTDAMASVLRNDRAIGHTFNIGTGSPSTINMLATIFSKMRKPNSPIHHEPPRPGEVRASCANIEKARKVLGYSPKVSLKQGIQLFMDWRKSEQGKILEKSIENESPSSI; this is translated from the coding sequence ATGAAAAGAATCTTGGTCACTGGGGGCTTCGGTTTCATCGGGAGCAATTTTATTGATGATGTGATCTCGAAAGCCGAAGTTACAGTACTAGACGATCTTTCCTCCGGTCTACTTGGCAACGTCAGTCAACAAATGAATAATCCAAGATTCAGATTCGTGAGAGGCAGTGTTCTTGACCATGACAAGATTGAAGAGGCTCTTGAAGGTGTTGACGCCGTCGTTCATCTGGCTGCCGTTGTCAGCGTCGCACGATCAAGGGAGGATCCCTACCTAGTCCATAGAGTCAATGTCGAAGGGACTTTGAACGTACTGGAGGCCTGCTTGAAACACTCCATAGACAAATTGATCTTTGCGTCATCTGCCGCCGTTTATGGAAACGAGCTGAGGTTTCCTTCGGAAGAAGAATTGGGATCAAATCCCTCTAATCTTTACGGAGCCACCAAAGCGGCGGGAGAAGCCTATGTAAGAGCATACAATCAAACGCACGGTTTGAAAACGGTTATTCTACGCCTTATGAATGTCTACGGACCTCGAAGGTCCCCGGGACCTTACGCTGGTGTTATGGCACAATTCGCAGAAGCCATTAGACTCGGCAAACCTTTGACGGTATACGGAGATGGAGAGCAAACAAGGGACTTCGTCTACGTCTCCGATGTTACCGATGCAATGGCAAGCGTCCTGCGCAACGACCGCGCAATAGGTCACACGTTCAACATTGGAACTGGAAGTCCCTCAACGATAAACATGCTTGCAACCATCTTCTCCAAGATGAGGAAGCCAAACTCCCCCATACATCACGAACCTCCAAGGCCAGGCGAGGTCAGAGCAAGCTGCGCAAACATCGAGAAAGCCAGAAAGGTTCTAGGATACAGCCCCAAGGTGTCCCTCAAACAAGGGATTCAATTATTCATGGATTGGCGTAAGAGCGAACAGGGAAAAATTCTCGAAAAGTCAATAGAGAATGAGAGCCCCAGCTCCATCTAG
- a CDS encoding metal-dependent hydrolase: MLFLLGHSCWSYIFAKLTGRRAKANPAAYMALLAGMLPDFDIYFKPLIQHHTYTHSLIILMPICAVLVFRFKNLGLAFSAGILSHLVADSIVGTTPPLYPISDFQFGISLGLPGPADTALEIGALGLVLVLALVNGDFKLVTGPHRESVYLAIPMVAVVTLTLLFAGDNNVPLAAFAFSRRALTLISLGHIVLVGILGLGVLEGLRAVMSDRKLAGRTSNRSSPGLQQ, from the coding sequence GTGTTGTTTCTCCTCGGACACAGCTGCTGGAGCTATATCTTCGCCAAGCTTACTGGAAGGCGAGCCAAGGCAAACCCCGCGGCTTACATGGCTCTTCTGGCGGGGATGCTGCCTGACTTCGACATCTACTTCAAACCGCTAATCCAACACCACACGTACACTCACTCATTGATCATTCTCATGCCCATTTGCGCAGTTCTCGTCTTTAGGTTCAAGAATCTCGGATTAGCATTCTCAGCTGGGATCCTTTCTCATCTCGTAGCTGACTCAATCGTTGGAACTACTCCTCCACTCTATCCAATTTCGGATTTCCAATTTGGAATAAGCTTGGGGCTACCCGGTCCGGCGGACACTGCTCTTGAAATTGGCGCGTTAGGGCTCGTTCTAGTCCTAGCATTGGTGAATGGAGACTTCAAGCTCGTGACAGGGCCGCACAGAGAATCTGTCTACTTGGCTATCCCAATGGTTGCCGTGGTTACCTTGACGCTTCTGTTTGCTGGCGACAACAACGTTCCCCTCGCGGCCTTCGCATTTTCAAGAAGAGCTCTTACGCTGATAAGCTTGGGCCATATAGTCCTTGTCGGAATCCTTGGTCTAGGTGTACTTGAAGGACTTAGGGCGGTCATGTCCGACCGCAAGCTAGCCGGCAGAACCTCAAACCGTTCGTCTCCTGGCCTTCAACAATAA
- a CDS encoding NAD-dependent epimerase/dehydratase family protein, translating into MASTLKAIVTGGAGFVGSNYSSHLLQAGSEVVVYDDFSRGSGCVQNLEWLKSHANSKNLSVVKDNVQDAESLAKAAKGCNLIVHAAAQVSVPRSVSKPRLDFESNAHGTLNVLEAARRSDTDPAILYTSSNKVYGIPNAPLQELKLRYDFEDLPDGVDEAFPIKGEEPYGVSKSAGDLYLHAYSEQYGLKTVSFRCSCMFGPHQYGKEEQGWVAWFCIAAALGKPLSIYGDGKQVRDLLYIDDVVNAFDLATRNIDKVKGEAINLGGGKENVASLLETIAYLESLTNTKMHLTFKDWRPGDNKCYYTNCKKARALMGWTPTVPWKQGVDRTLNWVKSNTREVSAVI; encoded by the coding sequence TTGGCATCGACTTTGAAGGCGATAGTTACCGGTGGAGCAGGTTTCGTCGGCTCAAATTACTCTTCCCATCTTCTTCAGGCAGGATCCGAAGTGGTCGTTTATGATGATTTTTCGCGAGGTTCAGGCTGTGTTCAAAATCTTGAATGGCTTAAGTCGCATGCTAATTCCAAGAACCTCAGCGTTGTCAAAGACAACGTGCAAGATGCCGAATCCTTGGCCAAGGCCGCTAAGGGCTGTAATCTAATTGTTCACGCGGCAGCCCAGGTGTCCGTCCCTAGATCCGTTTCTAAGCCTAGGTTGGACTTTGAGTCTAACGCTCATGGTACGTTGAATGTTCTAGAAGCGGCTAGAAGATCGGATACTGACCCTGCCATCTTGTACACTTCTAGCAACAAGGTCTACGGTATTCCAAACGCCCCTTTGCAAGAACTAAAGCTTCGATACGATTTCGAAGATCTACCCGACGGAGTGGATGAGGCATTTCCTATCAAGGGAGAAGAGCCGTACGGGGTGAGCAAGTCAGCCGGAGACCTGTATCTTCACGCCTATTCTGAACAATACGGATTGAAGACTGTCTCTTTCCGATGTAGCTGCATGTTCGGACCCCACCAATACGGGAAAGAGGAGCAGGGCTGGGTCGCATGGTTCTGCATAGCAGCAGCGCTCGGAAAGCCATTAAGTATCTACGGAGATGGCAAACAAGTTCGCGACCTACTCTACATCGACGATGTCGTCAACGCTTTCGATCTTGCCACAAGAAACATTGACAAAGTAAAGGGCGAAGCGATCAACCTTGGAGGCGGCAAAGAAAACGTAGCCTCCCTCCTCGAGACGATAGCCTATCTCGAGTCTCTCACAAACACGAAGATGCATTTGACATTCAAGGACTGGAGGCCAGGAGACAACAAGTGTTACTACACTAACTGCAAGAAGGCAAGGGCGCTAATGGGCTGGACGCCAACCGTTCCTTGGAAGCAGGGAGTGGACAGGACTCTGAACTGGGTCAAAAGTAACACGCGCGAAGTTTCCGCCGTCATATGA